A single window of Chloroflexota bacterium DNA harbors:
- the dapF gene encoding diaminopimelate epimerase, whose translation MSLAFTKMHGAGNDFVLLDGRAALSVDLGPLAAELADRRFGVGCDQVLVVRDGREARFAMEIWNADGSRAEMCGNGIRCFAKWLYERGELGNQREVIETLGGPRWVEVAEANGGLRVTTGMGVPSFDPTSLPMVPGDSTPNRTTLRVNGHAIEITGVSVGNPHAVAFIDDVDAFPLATVGPLVEHHPTFPERTNFEIVDVTAPGELRVRVWERGAGLTLACGTGAAATAAAAIAAGRVAPGNVALDMPGGRLHVTWDGDGNEVTMQGPAATVFTGQWSA comes from the coding sequence ATGAGCCTGGCATTCACCAAGATGCACGGAGCCGGCAACGACTTCGTGCTGCTCGATGGCCGCGCGGCGTTATCCGTCGACCTGGGTCCGCTGGCCGCCGAGCTTGCCGACCGGCGCTTCGGCGTGGGCTGCGACCAGGTGCTCGTGGTTCGCGACGGCCGGGAGGCCCGCTTCGCCATGGAGATCTGGAACGCGGACGGCTCGCGCGCCGAAATGTGCGGCAACGGCATCCGCTGCTTTGCCAAATGGCTCTACGAACGCGGCGAGTTGGGCAACCAGCGCGAGGTCATCGAGACGCTGGGCGGCCCCCGCTGGGTCGAGGTCGCGGAAGCAAACGGCGGCCTCCGCGTTACCACCGGCATGGGCGTCCCGTCGTTCGACCCAACGTCCTTACCAATGGTTCCCGGCGATTCCACGCCCAACAGGACGACGCTGCGCGTCAACGGACACGCAATCGAGATCACGGGCGTCTCGGTGGGTAACCCGCACGCCGTGGCCTTCATCGACGACGTGGACGCGTTTCCGCTGGCCACAGTTGGACCGCTGGTCGAGCACCACCCGACGTTTCCCGAGCGCACGAACTTCGAGATCGTCGACGTGACGGCCCCAGGTGAGCTGCGGGTCCGGGTCTGGGAGCGCGGCGCGGGCCTCACGCTCGCCTGCGGCACCGGCGCCGCCGCCACGGCGGCCGCGGCCATCGCCGCCGGTCGCGTGGCGCCCGGCAACGTCGCCCTGGATATGCCCGGCGGACGGCTGCACGTGACCTGGGACGGCGACGGAAACGAGGTAACCATGCAGGGACCCGCGGCGACGGTGTTCACCGGCCAGTGGTCCGCATAA
- a CDS encoding methylenetetrahydrofolate reductase, translating to MSDSPPVDGPASGPPYSHLQAVLDAGHFAVTCELGPPKGPDAADVRAKAKILRGFVDAASCTDNQGAALKMSHWGAALLCREGGVEPIMQLSCRDRNRLGIQSDVIAAQAFGIRNFMSISGDSLVLGDHPMAKPVFDLQGVQLVRLLKQLRDENRNAAGDPIKGDFRLFIGGAANPFAPPYGFRPLRMVKKAAAGQEFALTQMIFNVERFAEWMSRIRDEGIHERIHILAGVGPLKSARMAEFMKFKVAGMEVPDAVMQRMRGARKPRAEGIRICLEIIEQVREIEGVHGVHVMAIDWEKAVPRIVEAAGLELPRPTPVPALAPAAAVGTAATAA from the coding sequence GTGTCTGATTCGCCTCCCGTCGACGGCCCCGCGTCGGGGCCGCCATACAGCCATTTGCAGGCCGTGCTCGACGCCGGCCACTTTGCCGTCACCTGTGAACTCGGGCCGCCCAAGGGCCCGGATGCGGCCGACGTGCGGGCGAAGGCGAAGATCCTGCGCGGCTTCGTGGACGCCGCCAGCTGCACGGACAACCAGGGCGCGGCGCTCAAGATGTCGCACTGGGGCGCGGCGCTGCTCTGCCGCGAGGGCGGCGTGGAACCGATCATGCAGCTCTCATGCCGCGACCGGAATCGGCTGGGCATCCAATCGGACGTCATTGCGGCGCAGGCGTTTGGCATTCGGAATTTTATGTCAATCAGCGGGGACTCGCTCGTCCTGGGCGACCATCCCATGGCCAAGCCGGTCTTTGACCTGCAGGGCGTGCAGCTCGTGCGCTTGTTGAAGCAGCTCCGAGACGAGAATCGCAATGCTGCGGGCGACCCGATCAAGGGCGACTTCCGGCTCTTCATTGGCGGTGCGGCCAATCCCTTTGCGCCGCCCTATGGCTTCCGCCCGCTGCGCATGGTCAAGAAGGCCGCCGCGGGCCAGGAGTTCGCGCTGACGCAGATGATCTTCAACGTGGAGCGCTTCGCCGAGTGGATGTCGCGCATACGCGATGAGGGCATTCATGAACGAATTCACATACTGGCGGGCGTGGGTCCGCTAAAGTCGGCTCGGATGGCCGAGTTCATGAAGTTCAAGGTCGCGGGGATGGAAGTTCCCGACGCCGTGATGCAGCGCATGCGCGGCGCGCGCAAGCCGCGCGCCGAGGGCATTCGCATCTGCCTGGAAATCATCGAGCAAGTGCGCGAGATCGAGGGCGTGCACGGGGTGCACGTGATGGCGATCGACTGGGAGAAGGCCGTGCCGCGCATCGTGGAGGCCGCAGGTCTCGAGTTGCCCCGGCCGACACCGGTTCCCGCACTTGCGCCCGCTGCTGCCGTGGGCACGGCCGCCACCGCGGCCTAG
- a CDS encoding HD domain-containing protein: MSTTNEQREHVRHELPQIAEIVDPELREKVVEAWAVALNRSSFDAIADIPASGNPGMPTLINGTQADHIRGVTQLAIVLGDELQRQFPELHVDRDLLIAGALCHDVGKPWEFDPENQARWQSSPRRAGRPSIRHPAYGVHICLTVGLPEEVAHMAGAHSGEGELVERSLENTIVHHADYAFWRAAEAGGLLEDA, translated from the coding sequence ATGTCGACTACCAATGAGCAGCGCGAGCACGTGAGACACGAGCTGCCGCAGATCGCCGAGATCGTCGACCCGGAATTGCGTGAGAAGGTCGTGGAGGCGTGGGCCGTGGCGCTGAACCGCAGCAGCTTCGACGCCATCGCCGATATTCCGGCGTCCGGCAACCCGGGAATGCCGACGCTCATCAATGGCACCCAGGCCGACCACATTCGCGGGGTGACCCAGCTGGCCATCGTCTTGGGAGACGAGCTGCAGCGGCAGTTTCCCGAACTCCACGTCGACCGCGATCTGCTCATCGCCGGCGCGCTGTGTCATGACGTGGGCAAGCCTTGGGAATTCGACCCTGAGAACCAGGCGCGTTGGCAGTCGTCGCCCAGGAGAGCCGGCCGCCCGTCGATCCGCCATCCGGCCTACGGCGTCCACATCTGCCTGACGGTGGGGCTTCCGGAAGAGGTGGCGCACATGGCGGGCGCCCACTCCGGCGAGGGCGAGCTCGTCGAACGCAGTCTGGAGAACACCATCGTCCACCACGCCGACTACGCCTTTTGGCGGGCGGCGGAGGCCGGAGGATTGCTGGAGGACGCCTGA
- a CDS encoding tyrosine-type recombinase/integrase, translating to MILLCKVNAMDRTLQAASERFLDSLRAKSPRTRSTYATGLRRFVAWARQDAGAAEITLDRLDDGSLEGFYLALADELGPEREATIQTYVAAARAFLRHCLREGSLTTVSIERAVERLHGVRSAPRYRTPRVDDALALVVDYVKNELPKLIPADAGEETRLRFARDRALVQVLYGTGMRRAEVARLDRRDVDDGHAEQALITGKGRRERVVFFDDDAREAMRAYLGLRRDAYVPLFIRHHGAPRDPGRGGERLRLSPQSVWKIVKRYGAAVGVTATTHGFRHLKATSLLNRGANLSHVQDILGHASPDTTKRIYAHYETAHLREVFDRFSVPADEASARARRRRRSPEELAR from the coding sequence GTGATTTTGTTATGTAAAGTCAACGCCATGGATCGAACGCTGCAAGCTGCTTCCGAGCGCTTCCTGGACAGTCTGCGGGCCAAATCCCCGCGGACGCGAAGCACCTATGCCACCGGTTTGCGTCGCTTTGTGGCGTGGGCGCGCCAGGATGCCGGAGCCGCGGAGATCACGCTCGACCGGCTGGACGACGGCTCGCTGGAGGGCTTCTATCTGGCGCTGGCCGACGAGCTTGGGCCCGAGCGTGAGGCGACCATCCAGACCTATGTGGCCGCCGCGCGCGCATTCCTGCGGCATTGCTTGCGCGAGGGATCGCTGACCACCGTCTCGATCGAGCGTGCCGTGGAGCGCCTCCACGGCGTGCGGTCCGCGCCGCGCTATCGCACGCCGCGGGTCGACGACGCGCTGGCGCTTGTCGTTGATTATGTCAAGAACGAGCTCCCGAAACTCATTCCCGCCGATGCCGGCGAGGAGACGCGCCTGCGCTTCGCCCGCGACCGCGCCCTGGTGCAAGTGCTCTACGGCACGGGAATGCGGCGCGCGGAGGTGGCGCGGCTCGATCGCCGGGACGTCGACGACGGCCACGCCGAGCAGGCCTTGATCACCGGCAAAGGGCGGCGCGAGCGGGTGGTCTTTTTCGATGACGACGCGCGGGAGGCGATGCGGGCCTACCTGGGGCTGCGGCGCGATGCCTACGTGCCGCTCTTCATCCGCCACCACGGCGCGCCGCGCGACCCGGGCCGGGGAGGCGAACGCCTCCGCCTATCGCCGCAGTCGGTCTGGAAGATTGTGAAGCGCTACGGGGCGGCGGTCGGAGTGACGGCCACCACCCACGGCTTCCGTCACCTCAAGGCCACTTCGCTGCTCAATCGCGGCGCGAATCTCTCGCACGTGCAGGACATCCTGGGACACGCCTCGCCGGATACGACCAAGCGGATTTACGCCCACTACGAAACGGCGCATCTGCGCGAGGTCTTCGATCGGTTCAGCGTGCCGGCGGACGAGGCGTCCGCACGCGCGCGGCGCCGACGCCGGTCGCCCGAGGAGCTGGCGCGTTAG
- the miaA gene encoding tRNA (adenosine(37)-N6)-dimethylallyltransferase MiaA, which translates to MLVVLTGSTASGKTSAALTLADDFPIEVISADSRQVYRGMDIGTAKPSAAERARVPHHLVDIIDPSETYSAHRFVQDARRALDDIRGRGRVPVVVGGTGFYIKALLEASLLAAVPPNTELRDELDALQAREGVAGLAARLERLDPTRAATVDRANPRRLIRAIEVAERRQPVGKAPAPPPSVIFGIELPADVLSAFIERRVQAMYAGGLVEETRTLLERGVSADAPALTGVGYGEAAAVLAGGLTLDDAKQRTMTRTRQYARRQRTWFRHQLPVHWRTPETIVEALAAQLRGLDKARRS; encoded by the coding sequence ATGCTCGTGGTGTTGACGGGATCGACGGCGTCGGGCAAGACGTCCGCGGCGCTCACGCTGGCCGACGACTTCCCGATCGAGGTCATTTCGGCCGACTCGCGCCAGGTCTATCGCGGCATGGACATTGGCACGGCCAAGCCCAGCGCCGCTGAGCGAGCCCGAGTGCCGCACCATTTGGTTGACATAATTGACCCATCGGAAACCTACAGCGCCCACCGCTTCGTCCAAGACGCCCGCCGCGCGCTCGACGACATTCGCGGCCGCGGGCGAGTGCCCGTGGTGGTCGGCGGGACAGGGTTTTACATCAAGGCCCTGCTCGAGGCGTCGCTGCTCGCCGCAGTGCCGCCGAACACCGAACTTCGAGACGAACTCGACGCGCTGCAGGCACGCGAAGGCGTGGCCGGCCTGGCGGCGCGGCTGGAGCGCTTGGACCCCACACGGGCCGCCACCGTCGACCGCGCCAACCCGCGCCGACTGATTCGTGCCATCGAAGTCGCCGAGCGCCGCCAGCCTGTGGGCAAAGCCCCGGCGCCGCCGCCCAGCGTGATCTTCGGCATTGAACTCCCGGCGGATGTCCTGTCGGCCTTCATCGAGCGTCGCGTGCAGGCCATGTACGCCGGCGGGCTGGTCGAAGAGACGCGCACCCTACTGGAGCGCGGCGTATCGGCGGACGCCCCCGCGCTCACGGGCGTGGGGTACGGCGAAGCGGCCGCCGTGCTCGCCGGAGGCCTCACGCTCGACGACGCCAAGCAGCGCACAATGACCCGCACGCGCCAATACGCGCGTCGCCAACGCACCTGGTTTCGGCACCAGCTTCCCGTACACTGGCGTACTCCAGAAACAATCGTGGAGGCGCTCGCCGCGCAGCTGCGCGGATTGGATAAGGCGAGACGGTCCTGA
- a CDS encoding LL-diaminopimelate aminotransferase, giving the protein MSASPIQFADRISALPPYLFAELDKLRDAKRAEGVDVISLGIGDPDLPTPSPIVAELERAVRDPANHRYPEYYGLDELRAAIADWYARRFDVTLDPATEVVPLIGSKEGIAHLPLALINPGDTVLMTDPGYPVYAIGTMLAGGRSHMVPLTAENAWLPDLEAIPVEALEAAKLMWLCYPSNPTAAIAPFEFFEQAVAFARRHNLVLAQDAAYSEVTYDGTRCRSILEVPGASDVAVEFHSLSKTYNMTGWRIGWMVGNAEVVEALGRVKTNVDSGIFQAVQLAGIAALDVSQRWIDSRNAHLQRRRDLVLDALRASGLQPETPKASLYLWSPVPEGMTSVDFAHQLIESAGVIVTPGVGFGAGGEGYFRISLTTPDDRLQEALDRIAALTF; this is encoded by the coding sequence GTGTCCGCATCACCCATCCAATTCGCCGACCGCATCTCGGCCCTGCCGCCCTATCTCTTCGCGGAGCTCGACAAGCTGCGCGACGCCAAGCGCGCCGAGGGCGTGGACGTCATCAGCCTCGGCATCGGCGACCCCGACCTGCCGACGCCGTCGCCGATCGTGGCGGAGCTCGAGCGGGCGGTGCGCGACCCCGCCAATCACCGCTATCCCGAGTACTACGGCCTGGACGAGCTCCGCGCCGCCATCGCGGATTGGTACGCCCGACGCTTCGACGTCACCCTCGACCCGGCCACCGAGGTCGTGCCGCTCATCGGGTCCAAGGAAGGCATCGCGCATCTGCCGCTCGCGCTGATCAACCCCGGCGACACCGTGCTCATGACCGATCCGGGCTATCCGGTCTACGCCATCGGCACGATGCTGGCCGGGGGACGCTCGCACATGGTCCCGCTCACCGCCGAGAACGCCTGGCTGCCCGATCTCGAGGCCATTCCGGTGGAGGCGCTGGAGGCGGCCAAGCTGATGTGGCTCTGCTATCCCAGCAATCCCACGGCGGCCATCGCGCCGTTCGAATTCTTCGAGCAGGCCGTGGCCTTCGCCCGCCGCCACAATCTGGTGCTTGCCCAGGACGCAGCCTACTCCGAGGTGACCTACGACGGCACGCGCTGCCGCAGCATCCTCGAAGTGCCCGGCGCGAGCGACGTGGCCGTCGAGTTCCACTCGCTCTCCAAGACCTACAACATGACCGGCTGGCGCATCGGCTGGATGGTCGGCAATGCCGAGGTGGTCGAGGCGCTCGGGCGGGTCAAGACCAACGTGGATTCGGGCATCTTTCAGGCCGTGCAGCTCGCGGGGATCGCCGCGTTGGACGTCTCGCAGCGTTGGATCGACAGCCGCAACGCCCACCTGCAACGGCGGCGGGACCTCGTGCTCGACGCGCTTCGTGCCTCGGGGCTGCAGCCGGAGACGCCCAAGGCCAGCCTCTATCTTTGGTCGCCGGTGCCCGAGGGCATGACGTCGGTTGACTTCGCGCACCAGCTCATCGAATCCGCCGGAGTCATCGTCACGCCGGGCGTGGGCTTCGGCGCCGGCGGCGAGGGCTATTTCCGCATCTCCCTCACCACGCCCGACGACCGCCTGCAGGAGGCTCTGGATCGAATCGCCGCGCTCACCTTCTGA
- the hflX gene encoding GTPase HflX, with product MGIDGLASLGDWPAETSLDELARLVDTAGASVAGRRCVRIREPSPATLIGQGQLQESIQASRAAAANVLVIDAELLPRQQRNIERAFEGKVLDRTGVILDIFAARAQTAEGRLQVERAQLEYLLPRLSELWVQFSRQRGGIGPFRGPGETQIETDRRLYRDHIRDIDARLKRVREQRGSRRRRRRDAGLNVAALVGYTNAGKSSLLNALTDAAVLTENRLFATLDPTTRRLQLPQGGELLLTDTVGFIQRLPPRLVDAFRATLEEVLEAQFLVHVVDAAAPDMLRQVQVVEDTLSEIGVNARPVITALNKSDLAPDVDVADFPNAVRVSALTGQGLEELRDRLGEAARASSVNLTVRIPYADSELVSLFHRRGAVVREAHEPDGTRIEGTLPAALAGRYDHYRVEAEAP from the coding sequence GTGGGCATCGACGGCCTCGCGTCGCTGGGCGATTGGCCAGCCGAGACCTCGCTGGATGAGCTGGCCCGATTGGTCGATACAGCCGGCGCATCGGTTGCCGGACGCCGCTGCGTCAGGATTCGCGAGCCCAGTCCCGCCACGCTGATCGGTCAAGGTCAGTTGCAGGAGTCCATCCAGGCCAGCCGCGCCGCCGCGGCGAACGTGCTGGTGATCGACGCCGAGCTGCTCCCGCGCCAGCAGCGCAACATCGAGCGCGCCTTTGAGGGCAAAGTGCTCGACCGCACCGGCGTGATCCTGGACATCTTCGCCGCCCGCGCGCAGACCGCCGAAGGCCGCCTGCAGGTGGAACGCGCCCAGCTCGAATACCTGCTGCCGCGCCTATCGGAGTTGTGGGTCCAATTCTCCCGCCAGCGGGGCGGCATCGGCCCCTTCCGCGGTCCGGGCGAGACGCAAATCGAAACCGACCGGCGGCTCTATCGCGACCACATCCGCGACATCGACGCCCGGCTGAAGCGCGTGCGCGAGCAGCGCGGCAGCCGCCGGCGCCGGCGTCGCGACGCCGGCCTCAACGTCGCCGCGCTGGTGGGCTACACCAACGCCGGCAAGAGCTCGCTGCTCAATGCGCTCACCGACGCCGCGGTGCTGACCGAAAACCGGCTCTTCGCCACGCTCGATCCGACCACCCGGCGGCTGCAGCTTCCCCAAGGCGGGGAGCTCTTGCTCACGGATACGGTTGGGTTCATTCAGCGCCTGCCGCCTCGGCTCGTGGACGCCTTTCGCGCCACGCTCGAAGAGGTGCTCGAAGCGCAGTTCCTGGTGCATGTCGTGGACGCGGCGGCGCCCGACATGCTGCGGCAAGTGCAGGTGGTGGAAGACACGCTCAGCGAGATCGGCGTGAACGCCCGGCCCGTCATCACGGCTCTCAACAAGAGCGATCTGGCCCCGGACGTGGATGTCGCCGACTTTCCCAACGCGGTGCGCGTCTCCGCGCTCACCGGGCAGGGACTGGAAGAGCTTCGGGATCGGCTCGGAGAGGCGGCGCGCGCGTCGAGCGTGAACCTCACCGTGCGGATCCCCTACGCCGACAGCGAGCTGGTGAGCCTGTTTCATCGTCGCGGCGCGGTCGTGCGCGAGGCGCATGAACCGGACGGGACCCGGATCGAAGGCACGCTGCCGGCGGCCTTGGCCGGTCGCTATGACCACTACCGCGTCGAGGCCGAGGCCCCATGA